The following are from one region of the Melaminivora suipulveris genome:
- a CDS encoding methyl-accepting chemotaxis protein yields MATAAISPSRNRSVARRVTLLAVALVAAVLVLVGIALAVLTERSTRAQLVQSIGTTAQAVAQSLDAADNTNRELVRGAMKGFQRYFEATMQLDEAAGELRSYGGLVNGDTSAVDKFAGETGGVAAVYARRGDDFVAVTTSVKNAEGQRALDAPLPRTDAAYATVLRGEPFTGLVKAGGKSYMGHYLPIKDAGGRAVALLFIGNDVSIFQAMLQKQVAQTRFFERGGVYVIAPGAKPQDARFIYHPSAAGQRVLEAFPQALPFLQALPAAPEGYVRQAQALLHPATQDAWALMRPTQAGWWVVAEVPDAEAMAGQRGVNIALWALLALALALLGAGLLVVLRRGVSQPLGSLTGALTTVAQGDLTQSFATERRDEIGALVREVEGMRQRYVQMLRQVREAAGGIDTASAEIASGNQDLSARTEATAGSLAQTAQSMEQLTATVQQSADAARQAHQLAAGAAEVALRGGQAVGEVVATMDGINTASRKIADIIQVIDGIAFQTNILALNAAVEAARAGEQGRGFAVVAGEVRALAGRSGEAAREIRQLIQDSVQQVESGARLVRNAGSTMDEIVGSVQRVGGIVGEISAAAAEQASGIGQVNQAVGQLDQMTQQNAALVEESAAAAMSLREQAARLAAAVQVFRLDAADSADAALRAVTHAPAARALALQAG; encoded by the coding sequence ATGGCCACCGCCGCCATTTCCCCCTCCCGCAACCGTTCCGTCGCCCGGCGCGTCACCCTCCTGGCCGTGGCGCTGGTGGCGGCGGTGCTGGTCCTTGTGGGCATCGCCCTGGCCGTGCTGACCGAACGCAGCACGCGCGCGCAGCTGGTGCAGAGCATCGGCACCACGGCGCAGGCGGTGGCGCAATCGCTGGACGCCGCCGACAACACCAACCGCGAACTGGTGCGCGGCGCCATGAAGGGCTTTCAGCGCTACTTCGAGGCCACCATGCAGCTGGACGAAGCCGCCGGCGAGCTGCGCAGCTATGGCGGCCTGGTCAACGGCGACACCAGCGCCGTGGACAAGTTCGCCGGCGAGACCGGCGGCGTGGCCGCCGTGTATGCGCGCCGCGGCGACGATTTCGTCGCTGTGACCACTTCGGTCAAGAACGCCGAAGGCCAGCGCGCGCTGGACGCGCCGCTGCCGCGCACCGACGCCGCCTACGCCACGGTGCTGCGCGGCGAGCCCTTCACCGGTCTGGTCAAGGCGGGTGGCAAGAGCTACATGGGCCACTACCTGCCGATCAAGGACGCGGGCGGGCGCGCCGTGGCGCTGCTGTTCATCGGCAACGACGTGAGCATCTTCCAGGCCATGCTGCAAAAGCAGGTCGCGCAGACACGCTTTTTCGAGCGCGGCGGCGTGTACGTCATCGCCCCCGGCGCCAAGCCGCAGGACGCGCGCTTCATCTACCACCCCAGCGCCGCCGGGCAGCGCGTGCTGGAGGCCTTCCCGCAGGCCCTGCCGTTCCTGCAGGCGCTGCCCGCCGCGCCCGAGGGCTACGTGCGCCAGGCGCAGGCGCTGCTGCATCCGGCCACCCAGGATGCCTGGGCGCTGATGCGCCCGACCCAGGCCGGCTGGTGGGTGGTGGCCGAGGTGCCCGACGCCGAGGCCATGGCCGGCCAGCGCGGCGTCAACATCGCGCTGTGGGCGTTGCTGGCACTGGCGCTGGCGCTGCTGGGCGCGGGCCTGCTGGTGGTGCTGCGCCGCGGCGTCAGCCAGCCGCTGGGCAGCCTGACCGGCGCGCTGACCACGGTGGCGCAGGGCGACCTGACGCAGAGTTTCGCCACCGAGCGGCGCGACGAGATCGGCGCTCTGGTGCGCGAGGTCGAGGGCATGCGCCAGCGCTACGTGCAGATGCTGCGCCAGGTGCGCGAGGCGGCGGGCGGCATCGACACCGCCAGCGCCGAGATCGCCAGCGGCAACCAGGATCTGTCCGCGCGCACCGAGGCCACGGCCGGCAGCCTGGCGCAGACGGCGCAGAGCATGGAGCAGCTCACCGCCACGGTGCAGCAATCGGCCGACGCGGCGCGCCAGGCGCACCAGCTCGCCGCCGGCGCCGCCGAGGTGGCGCTGCGCGGCGGCCAGGCGGTGGGCGAGGTGGTGGCCACCATGGACGGCATCAACACCGCCAGCCGCAAGATCGCCGACATCATCCAGGTCATCGACGGCATCGCGTTCCAGACCAACATCCTGGCGCTGAACGCCGCCGTGGAAGCCGCGCGCGCCGGCGAGCAGGGCCGGGGCTTTGCCGTGGTCGCCGGCGAAGTGCGTGCGCTGGCCGGACGCTCGGGCGAGGCGGCGCGCGAGATCCGCCAGCTCATCCAGGATTCGGTGCAGCAGGTCGAATCCGGCGCGCGCCTGGTGCGCAATGCCGGCAGCACCATGGACGAGATCGTCGGCAGCGTGCAGCGCGTGGGCGGCATCGTCGGCGAGATCAGCGCCGCCGCCGCCGAACAGGCCAGCGGCATCGGCCAGGTCAACCAGGCGGTGGGACAACTGGACCAGATGACGCAGCAAAACGCCGCGCTGGTGGAAGAGTCCGCCGCCGCGGCCATGAGCCTGCGCGAGCAGGCGGCGCGCCTGGCGGCAGCGGTGCAGGTCTTCCGGCTGGACGCAGCCGATAGCGCCGACGCCGCTCTGCGCGCGGTGACGCACGCACCCGCCGCGCGAGCATTGGCCCTGCAGGCGGGCTGA
- the lptC gene encoding LPS export ABC transporter periplasmic protein LptC, whose protein sequence is MTTSARPRRSLRQMWERASLYLPVLLLALLALGTWWLVRNAPKPEPPHAERPARHEPDYYMRDFSVKSFEANGRLGSELRGTLLKHYPDTDTLEVEQARMRSVGEDGRVVTARANRAVSNADGSEVQLFGQASVVREPQAQPGRASTARLEFAGEFLHVWTREERVRSNQPVTLRRGADVFTSERLEYDHLAQVLELHGRVRGSLAPPPAGR, encoded by the coding sequence ATGACGACGAGCGCCCGCCCGCGCCGCTCGCTGCGCCAGATGTGGGAGCGCGCGTCGCTGTACCTGCCGGTGTTGCTGCTGGCCCTGCTGGCGCTGGGCACCTGGTGGCTGGTGCGCAACGCGCCCAAGCCCGAGCCGCCGCACGCCGAGCGCCCGGCGCGCCACGAGCCCGACTACTACATGCGCGATTTTTCCGTCAAAAGCTTCGAGGCCAACGGCCGCCTGGGCAGCGAGCTGCGCGGCACGCTGCTCAAGCACTACCCCGACACCGACACGCTGGAGGTCGAGCAGGCGCGCATGCGCTCGGTGGGCGAGGACGGGCGCGTGGTCACGGCGCGCGCCAACCGGGCGGTCAGCAACGCCGATGGCTCGGAGGTGCAGCTCTTCGGTCAGGCCAGCGTGGTGCGCGAGCCGCAGGCGCAACCGGGCCGCGCGTCCACGGCGCGGCTGGAATTCGCCGGCGAGTTCCTGCACGTCTGGACGCGCGAGGAGCGCGTGCGCTCGAACCAGCCCGTCACGCTGCGCCGGGGAGCTGACGTCTTCACCTCCGAGCGCCTGGAGTACGACCACCTGGCGCAGGTGCTGGAGCTGCACGGGCGCGTGCGCGGCAGCCTGGCGCCGCCGCCCGCGGGGCGCTGA
- a CDS encoding M20/M25/M40 family metallo-hydrolase has product MNAPLPTAALDPVLALERVSRAWDESIVRELTDYIRIPAKSPGFAPDWREQGHLETVLRNAAQWIEAQKVAGLSLEIVRLPGRTPVLVFEVAATRAASRQTVLMYGHLDKQPEFDGWRADLGPWDPKYEDGKLYGRGGADDGYAAYASIAAVQELKRQGVAHPRIVGLIETCEESGSADLPAYIEALKDKLGDVQLVICLDSGAGNYDQLWLTTSLRGMASGTLKVEILTEGVHSGDASGLVPSSFRIMRQVLDRLEDSSTGRLLPASFHCEVPADRLAQARATAAILGEEVYKRFPWAHADCGGSTLFALPTTTDPVKALIKRTWEPTLSVTGAEGFPALQDAGNVLRPYTAFKLSLRLPPLVDAAACVQEMRALLEDNAPYQARVTFEGGGAASGWNAPAIAPWFGAALDAASLAHFGAPCGFIGQGGTIPLMNMLSEGFPKAQMMVCGVLGPKSNAHGPNEFLHVPYAKRLTAAVAQVVAALPG; this is encoded by the coding sequence ATGAACGCCCCCCTGCCCACCGCCGCCCTCGACCCCGTCCTGGCCCTGGAGCGCGTCTCGCGCGCCTGGGACGAGTCCATCGTGCGCGAGCTGACCGACTACATCCGCATCCCCGCCAAGTCGCCCGGCTTCGCGCCCGACTGGCGCGAGCAAGGGCATCTGGAGACGGTGCTGAGGAACGCCGCACAGTGGATCGAGGCGCAGAAGGTGGCAGGCCTTTCGCTTGAGATCGTGCGCCTGCCCGGCCGCACGCCGGTGCTGGTCTTCGAGGTCGCCGCCACGCGCGCGGCCAGCCGCCAGACGGTGCTGATGTACGGCCACCTGGACAAGCAGCCCGAGTTCGACGGCTGGCGCGCCGACCTGGGACCGTGGGATCCGAAATACGAGGACGGCAAGCTCTACGGCCGCGGCGGCGCCGATGACGGCTACGCGGCCTACGCCAGCATCGCCGCCGTGCAGGAGCTCAAGCGCCAGGGCGTGGCGCACCCGCGCATCGTCGGCCTGATCGAAACCTGCGAGGAAAGCGGCTCCGCCGATCTGCCGGCCTACATTGAGGCGCTCAAGGACAAACTGGGCGACGTGCAGCTCGTCATCTGCCTGGATTCGGGCGCGGGCAATTACGACCAGTTGTGGCTCACCACCAGTCTGCGCGGCATGGCCAGCGGCACGCTCAAGGTCGAAATCCTGACCGAGGGCGTGCACTCGGGCGACGCCTCGGGGCTGGTGCCCTCGTCGTTTCGCATCATGCGCCAGGTGCTGGACCGGCTGGAGGATTCAAGCACCGGGCGCTTGCTGCCCGCCAGCTTTCATTGCGAAGTGCCCGCCGACCGTTTGGCCCAGGCGCGCGCCACCGCCGCCATCCTGGGCGAGGAGGTCTACAAGCGCTTCCCCTGGGCGCACGCCGACTGCGGCGGCTCGACGCTGTTCGCCCTGCCGACCACGACGGACCCGGTCAAGGCCCTCATCAAGCGCACCTGGGAGCCGACGCTGTCCGTCACCGGCGCCGAGGGCTTTCCGGCCTTACAGGACGCGGGCAATGTGCTGCGCCCCTACACGGCCTTCAAGCTCAGCCTGCGCCTGCCGCCGCTGGTGGACGCCGCCGCCTGCGTGCAGGAAATGCGCGCCCTGCTAGAGGACAACGCGCCCTACCAGGCCCGGGTGACGTTCGAGGGCGGCGGCGCCGCCAGCGGCTGGAACGCGCCCGCCATCGCGCCGTGGTTCGGCGCCGCGCTGGATGCCGCAAGCCTTGCGCACTTCGGCGCTCCCTGCGGCTTCATCGGCCAGGGCGGCACCATCCCGCTGATGAACATGCTCAGCGAAGGCTTCCCCAAGGCGCAGATGATGGTCTGCGGCGTGCTCGGCCCCAAGAGCAACGCCCATGGGCCCAACGAATTCCTGCACGTGCCCTACGCCAAGCGGCTGACGGCGGCGGTGGCCCAGGTCGTCGCCGCGCTGCCCGGTTGA
- a CDS encoding RNA recognition motif domain-containing protein — MGNKLYVGNLPYSVRDQDLEQAFGQFGAVTSAKVMMERDTGRSKGFGFVEMASDEEAQQAINGMNGQSLGGRSIVVNEARPMEARPPRSGGGGFGGGGGGFGGGGGYGGGGGGNRSGGGGGGYGGRSEGGFRSPYGGGGRSGGGAGGGGGGYGGGRSGGGYGNGGGY; from the coding sequence ATGGGCAACAAACTGTACGTAGGCAACCTGCCCTATTCCGTGCGCGACCAGGACCTGGAGCAGGCCTTCGGCCAGTTCGGCGCTGTCACCAGCGCCAAGGTCATGATGGAGCGCGACACGGGCCGTTCCAAGGGTTTCGGCTTTGTCGAAATGGCCAGCGACGAAGAGGCGCAGCAAGCCATCAACGGCATGAACGGCCAGTCCCTGGGCGGCCGCAGCATCGTCGTCAATGAAGCCCGTCCCATGGAGGCGCGTCCCCCGCGCAGCGGTGGCGGCGGCTTTGGCGGCGGCGGCGGTGGCTTCGGTGGTGGCGGCGGCTACGGCGGCGGCGGCGGTGGTAACCGCAGCGGTGGTGGCGGCGGCGGCTACGGCGGCCGCAGCGAAGGCGGCTTTCGCAGCCCCTACGGCGGCGGTGGCCGCAGTGGTGGCGGCGCGGGCGGTGGTGGCGGCGGCTACGGCGGTGGCCGCAGCGGCGGCGGCTACGGCAACGGCGGCGGTTACTGA
- a CDS encoding GGDEF domain-containing protein — protein MMVMTAAASFAMALALLIAPHERREGLGLWALAMLLNGLAFLLFALDGQGPRWVSNVLANTLLAGNFALALAAIEQFRGRARPWWRMALPVLAMALLCLRHVDDFTARVVIVGVVVPLQAAMMLHALWRPGPQLQQPTRGMWLLSAGLALQFIMFGLRGWRAGAGQFSASHLLQSGGLQSISLVLAFVVVLLSALGFILMAKARADAALHHLAMHDGLTGLANRRAVVQALERGLAQAARSGDGYALLLLDIDHFKLINDSHGHLTGDLVLRELAARLRGCVRAQDMAGRYGGEEFMVLLPGTSAEGARTVAEALRRTVQEQPFAGERGAIAATVSVGLGAIEAGGGDAPDATALIASADRALYAAKAGGRNRVENDPG, from the coding sequence ATGATGGTCATGACCGCGGCGGCTTCCTTTGCCATGGCGCTGGCTCTGCTGATCGCGCCACACGAGCGGCGCGAGGGCCTGGGCCTGTGGGCGCTGGCCATGCTGCTGAACGGCCTGGCCTTCCTGCTGTTTGCGCTGGACGGGCAGGGGCCTCGCTGGGTCAGCAACGTGCTGGCCAACACCTTGCTGGCGGGCAACTTCGCGCTGGCGCTGGCGGCGATCGAGCAATTCCGGGGGCGCGCCAGGCCGTGGTGGCGCATGGCGCTGCCGGTGCTGGCGATGGCGCTGTTGTGCCTGCGCCATGTCGACGACTTCACCGCCAGGGTGGTCATCGTCGGCGTCGTGGTGCCGCTGCAGGCGGCCATGATGCTGCACGCCCTGTGGCGTCCCGGCCCGCAGTTGCAGCAGCCGACGCGCGGCATGTGGCTGCTCAGCGCCGGGCTGGCGCTGCAGTTCATCATGTTTGGCCTGCGCGGCTGGCGGGCCGGCGCGGGGCAGTTCAGCGCCAGCCATCTGCTGCAGTCGGGTGGCCTGCAGTCCATCAGCCTGGTGCTGGCTTTCGTCGTGGTGCTGCTTTCGGCGCTGGGTTTCATCCTGATGGCCAAGGCGCGCGCGGACGCCGCCTTGCACCACCTGGCCATGCACGATGGCCTGACCGGCCTGGCCAACCGCCGGGCGGTGGTGCAGGCCCTGGAGCGCGGCCTGGCACAGGCGGCGCGCTCTGGGGACGGCTACGCCCTGCTGCTGCTGGACATCGACCACTTCAAGCTCATCAACGACAGCCATGGCCACCTGACGGGCGACCTGGTGCTGCGCGAACTGGCGGCGCGGCTGCGTGGCTGCGTGCGCGCGCAGGACATGGCGGGCCGCTATGGCGGCGAGGAGTTCATGGTGCTGCTGCCCGGCACTTCGGCAGAGGGCGCGCGCACCGTGGCGGAGGCGCTGCGGCGGACCGTGCAGGAGCAGCCCTTCGCAGGAGAGCGGGGCGCCATCGCGGCCACCGTCAGCGTTGGGCTGGGCGCCATCGAAGCCGGAGGCGGCGACGCGCCCGACGCCACGGCGCTGATCGCCAGCGCCGACCGTGCGCTGTATGCCGCCAAGGCGGGCGGGCGCAACCGGGTGGAGAACGACCCTGGCTGA
- the metX gene encoding homoserine O-succinyltransferase MetX, which produces MTLIATPQTMGFAEPLALASGAAIRDYQLTYETYGELNAARDNAVLVCHALNASHHVAGRYAGQPRSEGWWDNMIGPGKSLDTNRFFVIGVNNLGSCFGSTGPMHVNPDTGEVYGADFPVVTVEDWVNAQARLLDALGIRQLAAVMGGSLGGMQALSWTLQYPERMRHAVVVASAPNLTAENIAFNEVARRAIVTDPDFHGGHFYRHGVVPKRGLRIARMIGHITYLSDDVMNEKFGRELRNAVNGGYQYSTQDVEFQIESYLRHQGDKFSEYFDANTYLLITRALDYFDPARQHGGRLAQALAVARAKFLLVSFSTDWRFSPQRSREIVQALLENRRSVTYAEIDAPHGHDAFLLDDPRYMAVVRAYFDNVAKELA; this is translated from the coding sequence ATGACGCTCATCGCCACACCGCAGACCATGGGCTTTGCCGAGCCGCTGGCGCTTGCCTCGGGCGCCGCCATCCGCGACTACCAGCTGACCTACGAGACCTATGGCGAGCTGAACGCCGCGCGCGACAACGCCGTGCTGGTGTGCCACGCGCTCAACGCCTCGCACCACGTCGCCGGCCGCTACGCCGGCCAGCCCAGGAGCGAGGGCTGGTGGGACAACATGATCGGCCCCGGCAAGAGCCTGGACACGAATCGCTTCTTCGTCATCGGCGTGAACAACCTGGGCTCGTGCTTCGGCTCGACCGGGCCGATGCACGTGAACCCGGACACGGGCGAGGTCTATGGCGCGGACTTCCCCGTGGTCACCGTCGAGGACTGGGTCAACGCGCAGGCGCGGCTGCTCGACGCCCTGGGCATCCGGCAACTCGCTGCCGTCATGGGCGGCAGCCTGGGCGGCATGCAGGCGCTGTCCTGGACGCTGCAATACCCGGAGCGCATGCGCCACGCCGTGGTGGTGGCCAGCGCGCCCAACCTGACGGCGGAGAACATCGCCTTCAACGAGGTCGCGCGCCGCGCCATCGTCACCGACCCGGACTTCCATGGCGGGCATTTCTATCGCCATGGCGTGGTGCCCAAACGCGGCCTGCGCATCGCCCGCATGATCGGCCACATCACCTACCTGTCCGACGACGTGATGAACGAGAAATTCGGCCGTGAGCTGAGGAATGCGGTCAACGGCGGCTACCAGTACAGCACGCAGGATGTCGAATTCCAGATCGAGAGCTACCTGCGCCACCAGGGCGACAAGTTCAGCGAATATTTCGACGCCAACACCTATTTGCTGATCACCCGCGCGCTGGACTACTTCGACCCGGCGCGCCAGCACGGCGGACGCCTGGCACAGGCGCTGGCCGTGGCGCGGGCGAAATTTCTGCTGGTCAGCTTTTCCACCGACTGGCGTTTTTCGCCCCAGCGCAGCCGCGAGATCGTCCAGGCGCTGCTGGAAAACCGCCGCAGCGTGACCTACGCCGAGATCGACGCGCCGCACGGCCACGACGCCTTCCTGCTCGACGACCCACGCTACATGGCCGTGGTGCGCGCCTACTTCGACAACGTCGCAAAGGAGCTGGCATGA
- the metW gene encoding methionine biosynthesis protein MetW — translation MSDHLTMDAIARLVPEGSRVLDLGCGDGALLDLLQRTRECTGYGVEIADANVLACVRRGVNVIQLNLDEGLAMFEEGSFDVVLQIDTLQHLRNAEVMLRETARVGKSGIVAFPNFAHWPNRLSVLRGRMPVTRRLPYQWYDTPNIRVGTYKDFEVLAHRNQLRVLDAFGLQDGQVVRFAPNARAGTAVFHFERDGSQ, via the coding sequence ATGAGCGACCACCTGACCATGGACGCCATCGCCCGCCTGGTACCCGAAGGCAGCCGCGTGCTCGACCTGGGCTGCGGCGACGGCGCGCTGCTCGACCTGTTGCAGCGCACGCGCGAATGCACCGGCTACGGCGTGGAGATCGCCGACGCCAACGTGCTGGCCTGCGTGCGCCGCGGCGTGAACGTCATCCAGCTCAACCTGGACGAGGGCCTGGCGATGTTCGAGGAGGGCAGCTTCGACGTGGTGCTGCAGATCGACACGCTGCAGCACCTGCGCAACGCCGAGGTCATGCTGCGCGAGACCGCGCGCGTGGGCAAGAGCGGCATCGTCGCCTTCCCCAACTTCGCGCACTGGCCGAACCGCCTGTCGGTGCTGCGCGGGCGCATGCCGGTCACGCGGCGCCTGCCCTACCAGTGGTATGACACGCCCAACATCCGCGTGGGCACCTACAAGGATTTCGAGGTGCTGGCGCACCGCAACCAGCTGCGCGTGCTGGATGCCTTTGGCCTGCAGGACGGGCAGGTGGTGCGCTTTGCGCCCAACGCGCGCGCAGGCACGGCGGTCTTCCACTTCGAGCGGGACGGTTCGCAATAG
- a CDS encoding KdsC family phosphatase, protein MAALAPLDPVMAFAPELLLRAQDVRVAFFDVDGVLTDGGLYFSGEGEVLKRFNTLDGHGLKLLQQGGITPAVITGRDSPALRVRLQALGVVHARFGTEDKRPAAESILAELGLSWQQAGAMGDDWPDLPMLRRAAIACAPATAHAEVRAVAHHLTQAAPGQGAAREFCDLLLTASGRYAALLARHSA, encoded by the coding sequence ATGGCAGCGCTCGCCCCGCTCGATCCGGTCATGGCCTTCGCGCCGGAGCTGCTGCTGCGCGCGCAGGACGTGCGCGTGGCGTTCTTCGACGTGGACGGCGTGCTGACCGACGGCGGTCTGTACTTTTCCGGCGAGGGCGAGGTGCTCAAGCGCTTCAACACGCTGGACGGCCACGGCCTGAAGCTGCTGCAGCAAGGCGGCATCACGCCGGCCGTCATCACCGGGCGCGACTCGCCAGCGCTGCGCGTGCGCCTGCAGGCGCTGGGCGTGGTGCACGCGCGCTTTGGCACCGAGGACAAGCGCCCAGCGGCAGAAAGCATCCTGGCCGAGCTGGGCCTGTCCTGGCAGCAGGCCGGCGCCATGGGCGACGACTGGCCGGATCTGCCCATGCTGCGCCGCGCCGCCATCGCCTGCGCGCCGGCCACGGCGCACGCCGAGGTGCGCGCCGTGGCGCACCACCTCACGCAGGCCGCGCCGGGGCAGGGCGCGGCGCGCGAGTTCTGCGATTTGCTGCTCACTGCCAGCGGGCGCTACGCCGCGCTGCTGGCGCGCCACTCGGCATGA
- a CDS encoding TMEM165/GDT1 family protein, translating into MEAFLVSASIVALAEMGDKTQLLSLVLAARYQRPWPIALGILVATLFNHVLAGAVGAWVTTVLGPQTLRWVLGLSFIAMAVWMLIPDKLDDDEAGAAAPRLGVFGATALAFFLAEMGDKTQVATVMLAAQYDAYLWVVAGTTLGMMLANAPVIWLGERITRRVPIRAVHLVSAVIFLALGVMALMAPALA; encoded by the coding sequence ATGGAAGCCTTTCTCGTGTCCGCCTCCATCGTCGCCCTGGCCGAAATGGGCGACAAGACGCAGCTGTTGTCGCTGGTGCTGGCGGCGCGGTACCAACGGCCCTGGCCGATCGCCCTCGGCATCCTCGTGGCCACGCTGTTCAACCACGTGCTGGCCGGCGCCGTGGGCGCCTGGGTGACCACGGTGCTGGGCCCGCAGACGCTGCGCTGGGTCCTGGGCCTGTCCTTCATCGCCATGGCGGTGTGGATGCTGATTCCCGACAAGCTCGATGACGATGAGGCCGGCGCCGCCGCGCCGCGCCTGGGCGTGTTCGGCGCCACCGCCCTGGCCTTCTTCCTGGCCGAGATGGGCGACAAGACGCAGGTGGCCACCGTCATGCTGGCCGCGCAGTACGACGCCTACCTGTGGGTCGTGGCCGGCACCACGCTGGGCATGATGCTGGCCAACGCGCCGGTGATCTGGCTGGGCGAGCGCATCACGCGCCGCGTGCCGATCCGCGCCGTGCATCTGGTGTCGGCGGTGATCTTCCTGGCGCTGGGCGTGATGGCGCTGATGGCGCCCGCTTTGGCATAA
- a CDS encoding GGDEF domain-containing protein → MPLLDVFTMLVMTAAASFAMATAMAVVRPEAREGVGLWALALVLHGSCYALYALRGQIPDAASVVLANTLLTGVFALMLAAVEQFHGRPLPWWRMALPVALGLLLFGWFAGDYRARQIIVGTLGPAQLALVLWALWRPLAPAQPRGAWLLSASVLAEVLLMLGRGALALSRHMDNAGLLQISPTQAAVFVLAFVTIILASLGLLLMTKDRADAANRHLASHDALTGLANRRTLVQALARDMAHAVRIRGPYALVLLDIDHFKTVNDTRGHRAGDQVLRHVAGVLAARLRRQDLPGRYGGEEFLVLLPGTDLAGALQVAETLRQAVQDTPCPQPDGPIAVTISLGVCAARPHAPGCGEALIDAADRALYAAKQAGRNRVQHGPAPECPADAG, encoded by the coding sequence GTGCCGCTTCTCGACGTATTCACGATGCTGGTCATGACGGCGGCGGCGTCGTTCGCCATGGCCACCGCCATGGCGGTGGTGCGGCCCGAAGCGCGCGAGGGCGTGGGCCTGTGGGCGTTGGCGCTGGTGCTGCACGGCAGCTGCTACGCGCTGTATGCGCTGCGCGGGCAGATCCCCGACGCGGCCAGCGTGGTGCTGGCCAACACGCTGCTGACCGGGGTCTTCGCGCTCATGCTGGCGGCGGTGGAGCAGTTCCACGGCCGGCCGCTGCCATGGTGGCGCATGGCGCTGCCGGTGGCGCTCGGGCTCCTGTTGTTCGGCTGGTTCGCGGGCGACTACCGGGCGCGCCAGATCATCGTCGGCACGCTTGGGCCGGCGCAACTGGCCCTGGTGCTGTGGGCGCTGTGGCGGCCGCTGGCGCCCGCGCAGCCGCGCGGCGCCTGGCTGCTGAGCGCGTCCGTGCTGGCCGAGGTGCTCTTGATGCTCGGGCGCGGCGCGCTGGCGCTGTCCCGGCACATGGACAACGCCGGCCTGCTGCAGATCAGCCCCACGCAGGCGGCCGTCTTCGTGCTGGCTTTCGTGACCATCATCCTGGCCTCGCTGGGCCTGCTCCTGATGACCAAGGACCGCGCCGACGCCGCCAACCGGCATCTGGCCTCGCACGACGCGCTGACCGGGCTGGCCAACCGGCGCACGCTGGTGCAGGCGCTGGCGCGCGACATGGCGCATGCCGTGCGCATACGCGGCCCCTACGCGCTGGTGCTGCTGGACATCGACCACTTCAAGACCGTCAACGACACGCGTGGCCACCGGGCGGGCGACCAGGTGCTGCGCCACGTCGCCGGCGTGCTGGCCGCGCGGCTGCGCCGGCAGGACCTGCCGGGGCGCTACGGCGGCGAGGAATTCCTGGTGCTGCTGCCCGGCACCGACCTGGCCGGCGCGCTGCAGGTGGCCGAAACGCTGCGCCAGGCAGTGCAGGACACGCCCTGCCCGCAACCCGACGGGCCGATCGCCGTGACCATCAGCCTGGGCGTGTGCGCCGCCCGCCCCCACGCGCCTGGCTGCGGCGAGGCGCTGATCGACGCAGCCGACCGGGCGCTGTACGCCGCCAAGCAGGCCGGGCGCAATCGCGTGCAACATGGCCCGGCGCCCGAGTGCCCCGCTGACGCCGGCTGA
- a CDS encoding SDR family oxidoreductase — protein sequence MAAQPPLAFITGASSGIGQALALRYLQAGWRVALVARRSDVVKNWLDGSGTPADRYEIHCCDVSEPDSIIAAAQACMARQGVPDVVVANAGISIGMDTAERADLDVMARIFATNNLGLAATFQPFISPMRARGSGRLVGVASVAGIRGLPGHGAYCASKAAVISYCESLRGELRGSGVRVVTLSPGYVDTPLTRENRYAMPFLLDPDAFAERAVRAIERGVAYRTIPWQMGVAAKLLRALPPALFDRLLAGRPRKHRQGQGRSA from the coding sequence ATGGCCGCGCAGCCGCCGCTGGCCTTCATCACCGGCGCTTCCAGCGGCATCGGCCAGGCGCTGGCGCTGCGCTACCTGCAGGCGGGCTGGCGCGTGGCGCTGGTGGCGCGCCGCAGTGATGTGGTCAAAAACTGGCTTGACGGAAGCGGAACACCGGCAGATCGCTATGAAATTCATTGCTGCGACGTCAGCGAACCGGACAGCATCATCGCCGCCGCGCAGGCCTGCATGGCGCGCCAGGGCGTGCCCGACGTGGTCGTCGCCAACGCCGGCATCAGCATCGGCATGGACACGGCCGAGCGCGCCGACCTGGATGTCATGGCGCGTATCTTCGCCACCAACAACCTGGGCCTGGCCGCCACCTTCCAACCCTTCATCTCACCCATGCGCGCACGCGGCAGCGGGCGGCTGGTGGGCGTCGCCAGCGTCGCCGGCATCCGCGGCCTGCCGGGACACGGCGCCTACTGCGCCAGCAAGGCGGCCGTCATCAGCTACTGCGAGAGCCTGCGCGGCGAGCTGCGCGGCAGCGGCGTGCGCGTGGTGACGCTCAGTCCCGGCTACGTGGACACGCCGCTGACGCGCGAAAACCGCTACGCCATGCCTTTTTTGCTCGATCCGGACGCCTTCGCCGAGCGCGCCGTGCGCGCCATCGAGCGGGGCGTGGCCTACCGCACCATTCCCTGGCAGATGGGCGTGGCGGCCAAGCTGCTGCGCGCGCTGCCGCCGGCGCTGTTCGACCGCCTGCTGGCGGGGCGCCCACGCAAGCACCGCCAGGGCCAGGGCCGCAGCGCGTGA